One stretch of Zingiber officinale cultivar Zhangliang chromosome 6B, Zo_v1.1, whole genome shotgun sequence DNA includes these proteins:
- the LOC121991455 gene encoding cocosin 1-like produces the protein MANSIALLFLSLALCFLLPSTSLAQFSFGQQGFGLPLLSQRRLGYRSQCQLERLAALEPTRRVPSEAGFTEYFDQLNEQLQCAGVVAYRRTIQPRGLVLPYYSNAPKLVYIVQGRGISGTVIPGCPESFQSLRQGFEQQWEEESESQSQRFRDEHQKVQFFREGDVLAYPAGVANWVYNNGEVPIITIAVADTSSNANQLDRQHRQFLLAGRERQSQEQIAQVEERFQQQKGNNLLSGFELELLAEALGVDKEVVRKIQNLNDNRGDIVRVEKGLQMLEPQRRAEQEAQEQEREEREETQERRGSSCERNGLEETYCTLKNRQNIANPTLADYYNPRAGRLTSLNAQKLPILRFIQLSAERGVLRRNAIQPPHWNINAHSIMYVVRGSGRLQVVGHRGRTVFDGELRQGQLLVIPQQHIVIKKAQSEQFEWISFKTNENAFVSHIVGKTSVLRGIPVEVLMNSYRVSREEARRLKFNRGNEIAIFSPRQEREQQGSVLDSVKELITGVFMA, from the exons ATGGCTAACTCCATAGCTCTCTTGTTTCTCTCCCTCGCTCTTTGCTTTCTCCTCCCTAGCACCTCTCTCGCCCAATTCAGCTTTGGCCAGCAGGGCTTCGGCCTGCCGTTGTTGAGCCAACGTCGTCTTGGCTACCGGAGCCAATGCCAGCTCGAGCGCCTCGCCGCCCTCGAACCCACACGTCGCGTGCCGTCGGAGGCTGGCTTCACCGAGTACTTTGACCAATTGAATGAGCAGTTGCAGTGTGCCGGCGTAGTCGCCTACCGTCGCACCATTCAGCCGAGAGGCCTCGTCTTGCCTTACTACTCCAATGCCCCTAAACTCGTCTACATAGTCCAAG GTAGGGGTATCTCTGGAACCGTGATTCCTGGTTGCCCAGAGTCATTCCAATCTCTACGACAAGGTTTTGAGCAACAATGGGAAGAGGAATCGGAAAGCCAGAGCCAGCGTTTCAGGGACGAGCACCAAAAGGTTCAATTCTTCCGCGAGGGCGATGTTCTCGCATATCCTGCCGGCGTCGCTAATTGGGTCTACAATAACGGTGAAGTTCCTATTATAACAATCGCTGTCGCCGACACAAGCAGCAATGCCAACCAACTCGATCGCCAACACAGA CAATTTCTATTGGCGGGCAGAGAGAGGCAATCCCAAGAGCAAATCGCACAGGTAGAAGAGAGATTCCAGCAACAGAAGGGGAATAACCTCCTCAGCGGCTTCGAACTCGAACTGCTGGCTGAGGCTCTGGGAGTCGACAAGGAAGTCGTGAGGAAGATTCAAAATCTAAACGATAACAGAGGTGACATTGTTCGCGTGGAGAAGGGGCTACAGATGTTGGAGCCACAGAGACGTGCTGAGCAGGAAGCTCAAGAGCAagagagagaggaaagagaagagacacAGGAGAGGAGGGGATCATCATGCGAACGTAATGGATTGGAGGAAACCTACTGCACCCTCAAGAACAGACAGAACATAGCCAATCCCACTCTTGCCGACTACTACAATCCACGCGCTGGAAGACTGACTAGCCTCAACGCCCAAAAGCTTCCCATCCTTCGGTTCATCCAACTCAGTGCCGAAAGAGGAGTCCTTCGACGG AATGCAATTCAACCACCTCACTGGAACATCAATGCTCACAGTATCATGTATGTGGTAAGGGGAAGTGGTCGCTTGCAGGTGGTTGGCCACAGAGGTCGAACCGTGTTCGACGGTGAGCTCCGTCAAGGACAACTGTTGGTGATCCCACAACAGCACatagtgatcaagaaggcacaGAGCGAGCAATTCGAGTGGATCTCATTTAAGACCAATGAGAATGCGTTTGTGAGCCATATTGTGGGTAAAACATCTGTTCTTCGAGGAATTCCAGTGGAGGTGCTGATGAACTCCTACCGCGTCT